One part of the Solea solea chromosome 16, fSolSol10.1, whole genome shotgun sequence genome encodes these proteins:
- the LOC131474949 gene encoding transmembrane channel-like protein 6, which yields MRSGKMAHSESFNVDICQVDSDYENLAEDEQPGQDSFLQDFGTMAGNTHMFPETLQLEVVRERLDSWSKSSDDMSGESDGSDDREEISCLRRHHWSAATVKILSSMPSRTAGKDSAACIYRRSQLHQHQTSSSDSSQSPRTIQVVSSKADVEEISAKADNKEVQLVSKLQGVSLGEGMRTLRAMPLSLYEKMKLRRLAFSDTAKASFMSRNIPCYSQLSVYMSKTWRHCLFSCLHFLSSLQLLHSAMKRVSARFGTGVLSYFLFLQTLLRLNLLLFIINGLFVVIPQAFHPPPPPPDDESQLHRFTGLELLTGSGYFSQSVMFYGYYTNSTIIACESAHSTSASTGESTDLHACGHDTVPYNIPAAYFLTLTIAFFTICVILVYSVSKSFGRSLHVPKSNGNLAVTVFCTWDFKLSKKTSVRFQSERISTQLKELVSEMITGEVEKSCMQRLCSFIVHLLAWALCLTSISLGALAVHVLSESTINQAPAKESELLTLLMAVSAINLLLPCVFNVCALIEGHDSPSINAYVSIFRNLMLKMSIIGVLCYRWLGRIAVEPESWGLKCWESFVGQELYRLVLMDFIFTVLYTGLHEFLRRIFSKHVLKKNRKPEFDIARNVLELIYGQTLTWLGVLFSPLLPAVQTIKLLVLFYIRKSSLMINCQVPRRHWRASHMTTVFIALLCFPSFVGAAVFLIYTIWKIKPSSWCGPFRNLSTMFDAGKLWVQELEKSHPVLSWLSWVYDALLENPIFLFLVTGIFLMVIYFHAQVVDGHKRIISQLENQIENEGKDKKFLITKLQAMCEQNDLVDEARQ from the exons ATGAGATCAGGGAAGATGGCACACAGTGAAAGCTTCAATGTCGACATTTGTCAAGTGGATTCTGACTATGA AAATCTGGCAGAGGATGAACAACCAGGTCAGGACTCTTTCCTCCAAGACTTTGGCACCATGGCAGGCAACACCCACATGTTCCCTGAGACTCTGCAGTTGGAGGTGGTCAGGGAACGCTTAG ACAGTTGGTCAAAATCTAGCGATGATATGAGTGGTGAGAGCGATGGGAGTGATGACAGAGAGGAAATCAGCTGTCTGCGGAGGCACCACTGGTCAGCAGCTACAGTAAAGATCCTCTCTTCAATGCCCAGTCGCACTGCTG GAAAAGACAGTGCTGCATGTATTTACCGGCGTTCTCAACTACACCAACACCAGACCTCCTCCTCCGATTCCTCTCAATCCCCGAGAACAATCCAGGTTGTCTCCAGCAAGGCTGATGTAGAGGAAATCAGTGCTAAAG CAGACAACAAGGAGGTGCAGTTGGTGTCCAAACTCCAAGGCGTCTCATTGGGTGAGGGCATGCGAACGCTGAGGGCCATGCCACTGAGTCTATATGAGAAGATGAAGCTCAG GCGACTTGCTTTCAGTGACACAGCTAAAGCTTCCTTCATGAGCAGAAATATTCCCTGCTACAGTCAACTCAGCGTGTACATGTCCAAG ACCTGGCGTCACTGCCTCTTCAGCTGCCTCCATTTCCTCAGCTCCCTCCAGCTGTTGCACTCGGCCATGAAGAGAGTGAGCGCACGCTTTGGAACCGGAGTGCTCTCCTACTTCCTGTTCCTCCAAACCCTCCTGCGCTTAAACCTCCTTCTCTTCATCATCAACGGCCTGTTCGTGGTCATCCCACAAGCctttcaccctcctcctcctcctcccgatGATGAGTCTCAGCTCCACAGATTCACTGGCCTTGAGCTTCTAACAGGCTCG GGCTACTTCTCTCAGAGTGTGATGTTTTATGGATACTACACCAACAGCACCATCATAGCCTGTGAATCTGCTCACTCGACCTCTGCGTCCACTGGTGAATCCACTGACCTTCACGCCTGTGGTCATGACACAGTGCCGTACAACATACCTGCAGCGTACTTCCTCACCCTCACCATCGCCTTCTTCACCATCTGTGTCATCCTTGTGTACAG CGTTTCCAAGTCCTTTGGGAGAAGTCTGCATGTCCCCAAGTCGAACGGGAATCTGGCAGTAACGGTTTTCTGCACGTGGGACTTTAAGCTCAGCAAAAAGACGTCAGTCAGATTTCAGTCTGAGAGAATCAGCACTCAGCTGAAG GAGCTTGTGTCAGAGATGATCACTGGAGAGGTGGAGAAGAGCTGCATGCAGCGACTCTGCAGCTTCATAGTGCACCTGCTGGCGTGGGCTCTATGTCTAACCAGCATCTCCCTGGGCGCCCTGGCTGTCCACGTCTTATCAGAG AGCACCATCAACCAGGCCCCTGCCAAAGAAAGTGAGCTGCTGACCTTGTTAATGGCGGTGTCGGCCATTAACCTGCTGCTCCCTTGTGTCTTCAACGTGTGCGCTTTGATAGAGGGACACGACTCACCCAGTATCAATGCCTATGTCTCCATCTTCag GAACCTGATGCTGAAGATGAGTATCATTGGAGTGCTGTGTTATCGCTGGCTGGGAAGAATTGCTGTTGAACCAGAAAGTTGGGGCTTAAAG TGTTGGGAAAGCTTTGTGGGGCAAGAACTGTATCGCCTGGTCCTGATGGACTTTATCTTCACGGTGCTTTACACCGGTTTGCATGAGTTCCTGCGGAG AATCTTCTCCAAGCATGTGCTGAAAAAGAACAGGAAGCCAGAGTTTGATATTGCACGTAATGTGCTTGAACTCATATATGGGCAAACTCTCACCTG GCTCGGGGTGCTGTTTTCACCACTTCTTCCTGCCGTGCAAACCATAAAACTGCTCGTGCTGTTTTACATAAGGAAG AGCAGTCTGATGATTAACTGTCAGGTCCCCAGGAGACACTGGAGGGCCAGTCATATGACAACTGTGTTCATCGCACTTTTGTGTTTCCCATCATTTGTTGGCGCTGCCGTGTTTCTCATTTACACAATATGGAA GATTAAACCGTCATCATGGTGTGGCCCCTTCAGGAATCTCAGCACCATGTTTGATGCAGGAAAGCTGTGGGTGCAGGAGCTGGAGAAATCTCACCCGGTCCTTTCTTGGCTCAGTTGGGTCTACGACGCTCTGCTggaaaatccaatattcttatttCTTGTGACTGGAATCTTTCT aATGGTGATATACTTCCATGCTCAAGTTGTTGATGGCCATAAGAGAATCATCAGTCAGCTGGAAAATCAAATTGAAAAT GAGGGTAAAGACAAAAAGTTCCTCATCACCAAGCTGCAAGCCATGTGTGAACAGAATGATCTGGTTGATGAAG CTCGACAGTGA
- the LOC131476014 gene encoding uncharacterized protein LOC131476014: protein MPSDNMEAPKKRAYISIPKKYMAAFGEHYELDHGLVIKSLNTYLNEGYLQAYFREWGTTTKVKINKGHNVENKAIAYVRFSSEDEADRADWAGPHYIGGTEVQVKRVVSPKLEEDDQEKETPAPARPRPRPSMGLGYILEDAQWLDNGSEE from the exons ATGCCCTCCG ATAACATGGAAGCACCAAAGAAAAGAGCATACATCTCTATCCCAAAGAAATACATGGCTGCTTTTGGTGAACATTATGAACTG GACCATGGACTGGTTATAAAAAGTCTTAACACTTATCTGAATGAGGGATATCTCCAGGCTTATTTTAGAGAATGGGGCACCACTACAAAGGTCAAG ATTAACAAGGGTCACAACGTGGAGAATAAGGCCATAGCCTACGTGAGGTTCTCTTCAGAGGATGAAGCTGACAGAGCAGACTGGGCTGGTCCTCACTATATTGGAGGCACTGAGGTGCAAGTCAAACGTGTAGTGAGTCCAAAG CTGGAGGAGGATGATCAGGAAAAGGAGACTCCTGCTCCTGCTAGACCACGACCACGCCCTTCAATGGGTCTGGGATACATACTCGAAGATGCTCAGTGGTTAGATAATGGATCGGAAGAATAA
- the cenpx gene encoding centromere protein X, whose product MAEQDAEIVFKKETVGKLLSGFFKEDKTKLSSDAALLMAEILKVFVQEAAMRSQKQAQSEDCDQVDIEHFEKILPQLLLDF is encoded by the exons atgGCGGAGCAGGATGCAGAGatagtttttaaaaag GAAACGGTAGGGAAACTTCTGTCCGGTTTCTTTAAGGAAGACAAGACCAAAC TGAGTAGTGACGCCGCGCTGCTCATGGCAGAGATCCTTAAAGTGTTTGTCCAAG AGGCTGCTATGAGGTCACAGAAACAAGCGCAGTCAGAGGACTGTGATCAAGTGGACATCGAGCACTTTGAGAAGATCCTGCCTCAGCTG CTGTTGGACTTCTAG